The proteins below come from a single Rosa rugosa chromosome 2, drRosRugo1.1, whole genome shotgun sequence genomic window:
- the LOC133730090 gene encoding uncharacterized protein At4g26450 yields the protein MHARHRNPGNGYRSNSMGMDRIGMGRISPEGSLRGHGYYNNNSDPPHRNNSNSNSNSNFNRGYGRSKSFQPPPPPPPPPPAPPRKGDVFMDAGRMAAEYLVAQGLLPASVLSAKWQKKQQVEFEGDHMREEGRTSALSRLGNVSEGGGYRRGRFGGVDEFSSNARNKGRRRNRGGGYGSDTRPDWYGRSGTFSDRHSRASSECEDDSASGRHEEHKVGRDVGNARESEDAVDSETKEDMSSKPTSSGASGSDGVVVGVNVEPNKVNDVEMKDRDCGNGDETEKQSVVEELPVQVKAKGEGDLGGRNATDLLKLCKFAKVPTRIRSALTTRGLKVDPLPIIQEGSTSSDIGLQPGGSSQGLIENRSLDVASGTPVLDNSHYVDPETSKVEPSQSVENLVELGSGFGIEQNKFERSQSLPERAFKRENEQELIQGPAGLRSFSFAVKERGEKRALEDHDKQVEAKKPREWLPYAESDDCFQISNLSEKKASPLEDNTSPAEKVIVAVDHDSSMGNDSQFRKDEAEICVDYMQEKQLFPNSFDLNLMEVSDAHESRDSNSVINYTDVSGVKKEAAPVDIDLSMSNCNMSRESSRRPVDVKGIEVIDLENDCIPEDKAFNNAERKTGTEFIPLDGFSNQAQNSSDIPDGQDGYGLMISELLGNDFPTCSSVPEDLTPMPNDIGLPNAEGTLADDDSIYMALGEIPLTFMSPWERPPPQEYEKPF from the exons ATGCACGCCCGCCACCGCAATCCCGGAAATGGGTACCGGTCTAATTCCATGGGTATGGACCGTATCGGAATGGGTCGGATCTCGCCGGAGGGCTCACTCCGCGGCCATGGCTATTACAACAACAACTCCGACCCCCCTCACCGCAacaacagcaacagcaacagcaacagcaacTTCAATCGCGGCTACGGCCGGTCGAAATCGTTCCAGCCGCCGCcacctccgccgccgccgccgcccgcTCCGCCGCGAAAGGGGGACGTCTTTATGGACGCGGGGCGGATGGCGGCGGAGTATCTGGTGGCGCAGGGGCTGCTGCCGGCGAGCGTGCTGTCGGCAAAGTGGCAGAAGAAGCAGCAGGTAGAGTTTGAGGGTGATCACATGAGAGAGGAGGGGAGGACGTCGGCGCTTTCCCGATTAGGAAATGTTTCGGAGGGAGGAGGGTACAGAAGAGGAAGGTTTGGGGGTGTGGATGAGTTCAGTAGTAATGCGAGGAATAAGGGGAGGAGGAGGAACCGGGGCGGCGGGTATGGGTCGGATACCCGGCCCGATTGGTATGGGAGGAGTGGGACGTTTTCGGATAGGCATAGTAGGGCTTCTTCTGAGTGTGAGGATGATTCTGCTTCTGGGAGGCATGAGGAGCACAAGGTGGGGAGAGATGTTGGGAATGCAAGGGAGAGTGAGGATGCAGTGGATTCGGAGACGAAGGAGGATATGAGCTCGAAGCCGACTTCTTCTGGTGCAAGTGGGAGTGATGGAGTTGTTGTTGGAGTAAATGTGGAGCCCAACAAGGTGAATGATGTAGAGATGAAGGATAGGGATTGTGGCAATGGTGATGAAACTGAGAAACAGAGTGTTGTGGAGGAGTTGCCGGTTCAGGTTAAGGCCAAGGGAGAGGGGGATTTGGGTGGTAGGAATGCCACTGATTTGTTGAAACTATGCAAATTCGCCAAGGTGCCTACTAGAATTCGCTCGGCATTGACTACTAGGGGTTTGAAGGTTGATCCACTTCCAATTATCCAAGAGGGAAGCACGTCGTCTGACATTGGTCTGCAACCGGGAGGATCATCTCAAGGTTTAATCGAAAACCGTTCTCTTGATGTTGCCTCAGGTACCCCAGTATTAGATAACTCTCATTATGTTGATCCTGAAACTTCTAAAGTTGAGCCCAGTCAATCTGTTGAGAATTTGGTAGAATTAGGTTCTGGATTTGGTATTGAGCAGAATAAGTTTGAAAGGTCCCAGTCATTACCAGAGAGAGCTTTTAAGCGTGAGAATGAACAAGAATTGATTCAAGGGCCAGCAGGGCTTAGGAGTTTTAGCTTTGCAGTTAAGGAAAGAGGTGAGAAGAGGGCTTTAGAAGACCATGATAAGCAGGTGGAAGCAAAAAAACCAAGAGAATGGCTTCCCTACGCAGAGTCAGATGATTGTTTCCAAATTTCCAATTTGAGCGAAAAGAAAGCAAGTCCATTGGAGGACAACACTTCTCCTGCTGAGAAAGTGATTGTAGCTGTTGATCATGACAGCTCAATGGGAAATGATTCCCAGTTCCGAAAAGATGAAGCTGAAATTTGTGTCGATTATATGCAAGAGAAGCAGCTTTTTCCTAATTCATTCGACCTTAATCTCATGGAGGTTAGCGATGCACATGAGAGTCGTGATAGTAATTCTGTAATAAACTACACAGATGTCTCTGGAGTGAAGAAAGAAGCAGCGCCGGTTGATATTGACTTGTCAATGAGTAACTGCAATATGTCTCGTGAGAGCAGTAGACGCCCTGTGGATGTCAAAGGGATAGAAGTAATTGATTTAGAAAATGACTGTATTCCTGAAGACAAGGCCTTCAATAATGCGGAAAGAAA GACAGGGACTGAATTTATACCTCTAGATGGCTTTTCCAACCAAGCACAGAACTCTAGTGATATCCCCGATGGCCAAGATGGTTATGGGCTAATGATCTCGGAGTTGCTGGGAAATGATTTCCCTACTTGTTCTTCAGTACCGGAGGATCTTACTCCAATGCCTAACGATATTGGTCTTCCTAATGCAGAG GGGACTCTTGCAGATGATGATTCAATATATATGGCTCTGGGCGAAATACCATTAA CCTTCATGAGTCCCTGGGAGCGGCCACCCCCGCAAGAGTATGAGAAGCCCTTTTGA